The segment gtactgtaagcaCAAACTAAAAAGAGGAATATCAGGTTGTatgaatattaattatttttgcctGTTATTTAACAGGGCCATAACTGGATCATTGTGTACAGTCGTCCAGTCTACTTCTGCTTGTGTTGTGTGATGATCTGGATATTTGACCTATCTGGGCGCTCGGGAAGCCTACAACCCTTCTCCCTCTATGGGGTCACCTTCTTCTCTGCACACTTCCTGCTCTCTGTTAGAGACATGCTCACTGGTTAGTTTTTATACATAGGTAAAAaagattattaacaaaatgTAACCGTGTCTATATTTGTTGTTATGTATAGAGACATACAGTGTCTCGTCTCCTTGTTTCCTCAGCTTTTTAAcattggttttcttttatgttcaACAGTTTTTGCCTTGTGTTTTCCGGTCATTTTCCTGTTTGGGTTGCTACCTCAGGTCAATACTTTTGTGATGTGTCTGCTGGAGCAGATCGACATGCACATTTTTGGGGGAACTGGTAAGAACATATCTACGCAGACCTAACGCCTTGTCAGCAAATTAAGAGAGTATCTAGTGGATAGTATCTTAAAACTGGCCGTTTAGAAACAGTGATCGCTTGTGTTTAGGTTCTTCTTGATCTTTTCTCTGTGACTCTCTCCTCAGCCACTACTAGCCCCCTCTCATCTCTGTTCAGCCTCATACGCAGCGTGTTGGTGGCTGCTCTGCTGTATGGATTGTGCCTCGGTGCTATTAATGTGAGTGGATATGAATGTAGAGGTTTTGTGCTTTTGGATTTCTGGGGTTTCAAATAATCTGAACtaaaattttgtttgttttttttttttgtttttttgttacattAGGCACCGTGGGGGGATGCCCATGTGCCAGTactgttctctgtcttttgtggCCTACTCCTGGCTTTATCGTACCACCTGAGTCGCCAAAGCAGCGATCCCACCATCCTGTGGTTAGTATATTGCTTGAGATTTTCAAGAGCAGTGTTATTAAAAGTCTTGATTTTTACATCCGTGATAGTGACTTTGATTTTTCTCCAGCTCTCatggtttcttcttttcttcaccACTTACAACAGGTCATTGGTCCGGTCGAAATTATTGCCAGAGCTTGAGAACCGAACACCAGAGGAACCCCCTCTGGAGATCAAGGACCCTCTTCCTGAGAAGCTGCGGAACTCTGTGGTAAAGATCATTGCTCACTAATCTCGCACACTGACAGTTTTCACTTTTGATTAAATGTCATGGtgtaattaattttaaagttaaattcttTTTCCCTTTCACTGTCTCGTTGTAGAAAGAGATTCTCCATTCAGACCTCGTAATGTGTCCCCTCATGGCTGTGATCACCTTCGCCATCAGTGCCAGCACAGTCTTCATCGCTCTTCAAGTTAGTTGGAGCAGAgtttattatcttattttcttacagtacattttagtGACAAATTCCACAGATTTTAAATGCTGAATTGCTTAATTTTTACCTTTCATCCACAGCCTGCTCTTAGCCTAGTCTTATACACCCTGGCTGGAGTTGTAGGCTTCATCACACACTATCTCCTGCCTCAGCTCCGCAAACAGCTGCCGTGGTTCTGCCTGGCTCACCCTGTGCTCCGCTCCAGGGAGTACAGTCAGTTTGAGGTCCGAGGTGAGTGTCTGATTGCTCTTTTATCTTCactcacataaacataaaaatgcttGTGAAAAAAGTAGCTGACAAGAACAAAAAACTATCCccaatgaaaaatgaaaaactatatGATCCCTAGTTAAATTGCAGCAACGGTAAAATGTGCTATTTTTAAACGGCTATATATTAGTATTACTAATGGATTAATTCAGTAAATTATTTCAGTAAATCAACAATAGCACTAAGTAACTGAATTTAAACTAAATGGCTATAATAGAACTTTATTTCTGTGTCCTTGAGTCAATTTCATTCCACTATTTGATAACAACTAGGCatggaaatgtttaaatgttgtatGAACATCTTTAAAAGCTCTCTCAGttgtaatattatttattacatagcATTAAATCAGTTTCATGGctttaagaaaagaaaaccagtgCTTGAACTCTATATTTCCACAATAAGTGTGTaagattgtttttctttctgtttgccCCAGATGCCGCTCAGCTGATGTGGTTTGAAAAGCTATATGCGTGGCTTCAGTGCGTGGAGAAATATTTCATCTACCCGGCTGTAGTGCTTAACTCCCTAACGACAGAAGCTCGAAGTGTGGGCCAGAACCATAAAGAACTGGACATCTAGTAAGCCTTTCCTTATTCTGTCTCCAAACTGTTTAATATCTCTATGTTACACTGTTCTCCACCACTTTTCCCTAGAGAGATGCTATTAGCTTTTTCTGTTAGGACCCTGGAACATAATCATCTGTTGTATTCTATTCTGCAGGTTGTGCCGAGAGGGccaaaatactttaaatatacTCCctcacttgtttttctcttcttcaaCCAGTAAACTAGCCACTGTAGAATATTCACCTGTCTGCTCACTCCAGGGTTTGGAAAGCGAATGTCATTTATAACAACTGTGTGTCACTGACTTCCTCCTTCTTTCCCCCTCCAGCAGCCGAGCTCTCTTCATCTCAGTAGCAGGAATGAAGCTGCTGCGTTCATCCTTCTGTGCTCCATCACAGCAGTATGTCATGCTGTGCTTCACCACACTCTTCTTCCAATTTGACTATCCACGCTTCTCTGAGACCTTCTTAATCGACTATTACTTCATGTCTATTCTCTTCAGCAAGGTTAGACCACGCAGAATGACATTTTATGTGTAGTAGTAAAATATAGTTGGTtacatgcttttgttttcatgctgtgaTTCTGATTTGTCCTTTGACTTGACTCAGATGTGGGATCTGCTGTACAAGCTACGCTTTGTGTTGACTTACATCGCCCCATGGCAGATCACCTGGGGCTCAGCCTTCCACGCCTTCGCGCAACCCTTTGCTGTGCCCCGTATCCTTGAGTTTGAATTAGTGACTGTAGCGATACATAAGTTCACACCTTCAGCACAACCACCATCTCAAACAACAGCTATAAATCTCGCATATTATTATACGCTTATTATAATCTTTGCAGGATCATTGCATAAAGTTGCATTATAGTACAGCTGTTTCTGATATTTTGGTATTTTATGCAGTAGAATGAAACCAGTTGCtattttactgatgttttatCCTTAACTTTTATTACTTCAGACTCTGCTGTGCTTTTCGTCCAGGCCATCTTTTCTGCCCTCTTTTCCACGCCTCTCAATCCTGTCCTAGGCAGTGCTGTTTTTGTCACGTCATACACCAGACCTGTAAAGTTCTGGGAGCGAGACTACAAGTATGTGTTTCATAAAATGATCTGTGCAAGTTTGTAACTTCAGCTCATTAAGCCACAATAGGAAGTGCTTCCATTTGTTTCTGATGCTAATTTGTTATATTTACAGCACTAAGCGGGTCGATCACTCAAACACCAGACTTGCTACTCAGTTAGACCGCAACCCAGGTAATGCCACATTTATATCTCACTGTCTTATGATTTCTATTTGACTCATTGATTTTTGTggtatggatggatggatggatggatggatggatggatggatggatggttaatgggttttttttcttccttttaagGTGCTGATGACAACAATCTAAATTCAATTTTCTATGAGCACCTGACGCGATCTCTGCAGCACAGCCTGTGTGGAGACTTGCTTCTTGGCCGCTGGGGTAACTACAGCACGGGCGACTGTTTCATCCTTGCCTCGGACTACCTTAACGCCCTGGTGCACATCATCGAGATTGGCAACGGCCTGGTCACCTTCCAGCTGAGGGGTCTAGAGTTCAGAGGTGTGCGAAAGCGAAAGATTTGATCTGACTGTGTTTGGAGTTTGTAAAATGAGCTTGGTTTAGGTTGTTTAGGCTGCTGGTTTCAACATGTCTTTATCTGTCAAGTGTTTGCACAGAATATCATTTCATACAGAGACCATGGGGTTGTAGCATATGTGTGAGTGGCAGCTTACAAAATCAATCTGCTGTGCACCTTGAAAATTATTAAGGTCCTGCTAACAACCTTGTAATTTTGCAGCTCATTTGTAgccaaaataattatttaatttaatgttttaatgtaatattgcttttttatttaattattatataataattattatttatatatatatatatatatatatatatatatatatttgttttaacattcaGGACTAAGAAAGATAAATCTTATGCATCACTTGTCAGTAGAGGCTTAGTGCTTAGTACTAAAGTGATCAAATCTGAGTTAGTGTTAATTATTCAGATTTTTCTTCACATCCAGGGATGGATATTCTTGTAGTCCTGTAAAATGACTCACACCTACTTCACATCTGTCCAGGTACCTACTGTCAACAGAGAGAGGTAGAGGCCATCACAGAGGGagtggaggaggatgagggctgctgctgctgtgagccTGGCCACCTCCCCCACATGTTGTCATTCAATGCTGCTTTTGGACAGCGCTGGCTGGCGTGGGAGGTGGCCGCCACCAAGTACGTACTCGAGGGCTACAGCATCAGCGACAACAATGCGGCGTCTATGTTGCAAGTGTTCGACCTTCGTAAGATCCTCATTACATACTATGTCAAGGTAGGATattaatgaagttttttttGTGCTGACTCACAACAGTATTATGAGATAAGTTTTCTATGTGTCTACTGAAATGATTTGAATCATGTTTGTTCCCCTGAACAGAGCATAATCTATTATGTGAGTCGGTCTTCAAAGTTAGAGGATTGGCTGACTAATGAGACGATTCAGGAGGCTCTCCGGCCTTGTCTTGGCTCTAACTATGTAGACAGTGACCCCACTTTCAACCTGAACATTGACGAGGACTACGACCACAGGGCCTCTGGCATTACTCCCTCCTCGTTCTGCATGGTTTACCTGGACTGGATACAGTATTGCAATAGCAGGCGTCAAACGGTTAGACTCTCCACAACAATACAACATTTACACTAGAATCCCACGAATATAGTTTAGTTATAGTATTTGGTCTTTTATACCTGTAGAAGATATTTCTATTATGATCCTTGACTGATTAACATTATTCTGCAAATTaggaaattaaaactgaatagagaaaacagaaaacactggaaaCGTCATACAGATGTTGtgtttctaaaatgttaaatttgagTGACAGGAATAAAAATCATTCTAGTGTAACATGAGTACTATTTGTACCACAGAGTTATTGGGAATCTTGACTTCTCTATTGTGTTGCAGCCGGTGACCTGTGAACGAGATTCTCCACTTGTCAACCTCTGTTTTGGGCTGTGTATCCTGGGAAGAAGAGCCCTGGGCACAGCCTCCCACAGCATGTCTGCAAGGTAGGAGCACCATGTCTCTCACGCTAACACTTCCAAATGTCATAGATACATAAATGCCAGTATGAAATGCTAttgatctgttgatctgtttGACAGCTTGGAGCCCTTTCTCTATGGCCTCCATGCATTATTCAAGGGAGACTTCCGCATCACATCTCCCAGAGATGAATGGGTGTTTGCAGATATGGACCTGCTTAACCGAGTTGTGGCACCAGGAGTGCGGATGTCCCTCAAATTGCATCAGGTAGCATTtctcacagaagaagaaaataatccTTTAGTCCAGAATAATGACCCGTGAACAAACCTGTaatctgtttctcctccaggaCCACTTTACATCTCCTGATGAGTATGAGGATCCTATGGTTCTGTACGACGCCATCACTGCCAACGAGGAGAAGATGTTAATATCACATGAGGGCGACCCTGTGTGGCGCAGCGCCATTCTAGCAAACATGCCTTCACTGCTGGCACTGCGCCACATCATGGATGACGGCAGCGATGAGTACAAGATCATCATGCTTAACAAGAGGTTCCTCAGCTTCAGAGTCATTAAGGTCACACTGCTTCTTGTTTTGCTAACTTTGtcttataataaataacatatttcTTATTATAGTCTCAGCTTTATGTAAAGGATGATTTCCCACCTAGAACCAGATTAATATCAATCCTGTCCATCTCTGCAGTCTCTGCCTGAActgtctttgtgctgctctctatAGGTCAACAGAGAGTGTGTGCGTGGGCTGTGGGCAGGGCAACAGCAGGAGCTGGTTTTCCTGCGCAATCGTAACCCAGAGCGCGGCAGCATACAAAACGCCAAACAGGCCCTGAGGAATATGATTAACTCCTCGTGCGACCAGCCCATTGGCTACCCAATCTACGTGTCCCCTCTCACCACCTCATATGCTGGAGGCCACAGCCAGCTTCGGTCTGTGTGGGGTGGACCTGTCAGTCCACACAACATTTACACCTGGCTCATCAGCAGCTGGGACAGGTACATGGACTGAACTCTGGACACAAGCCTTTCAGAGAAGGTGATGTTAGTGGAAACGTTAAtatctgtttctctgcaggttaCAGAAGGGTTGTGGTGCTGGCTGtaacagtggaggaaacattgAGGACTCAGACTGCGGAGGCGGCTCCACTTCAATCTCTACCAACCCAGCCATTCACACTACCCAGAGTACACCAGCATCCAGCGTTCCCCAGCCACACATCACCACCGTCCAGCCCTCCATGGGTGAGACCTAAAATCCTGCAGTACTGTCTGTTAAGCCACTAAAGCTGCTTATcatttagagttttttttaaaaggtaCAACTGAATCGCTAAAATGCTTTGCTGTGCATTTCAGGAACAGATAACCCTGTAGGTCCAACACAGAACTGGCCCCACCACCCCCAACCACTTCCATTAGCTATGCTCAGCCAACCAGACGGCAGGGTGGAGGCAGGACTACTAACATCTTTACAGCGCACATCCTCCATCCAGGGACTTCTAGGCCAGCAGCTGTCCAGCTCCCAGCTCTctttcagcagctctgtggctcagcctgctCTTCCAGGCCCAGAGCGCTTCTGCCCAACGAGCCTCCTGGAGACCACGGTGCACCGAGCGGGCCAGCGGGCTGGCCTCGGCCAGGGCAGTGGATTACACTACGAGAGTCACTTTGGCAAGTGGAGTTTTTCAGGCAGGAAGGGCTTTAATGGACTAGCTGCAGTGGAGGGCGAAGGAGCAACAGTACAGACCATACGGACACAGGTGAGGATGCCGACATCACGTTTCTTCTATAGTCAAAGGACAAACTGCTCAGTTATTATAGAAAGAGCTGAGAAATCAACATACCCCAAGAGCGTTGGTGTAAGAAACAATTATTAATCAGCAACAGGACATTTTCTGTGGCCTCTGGAATCTTGTGGTGGACATTTTATGTGGTAGCTTACCTTTTATAGGCAAATTGATTAATCAGATAATCGGGAAATGTGGTCGAGCCTctgtaattacaataattacTAGATGCAGCCCTACCATGAAGTATTTTCTGCATTGTGATCAGACTTCAAAGGTCTtcactgtacctgtgtgaatCACACTTCAGCTAATTTACTTTTGATATTATCCTGTGCTGCCACGGTCGTACTGACTTTCTTGGATGAACTGATTATGTTTTACAGCCCACCCCTCCTGTACCCCTACAAGAGGCCAGTCCAACACAGGACCCTCTAGGAGCCACTCAGACCATGGATCCGCTCCTGCTGACTGCAGGGGACCGACTCACTCCCCGAGAGGAATCCACAGAGCTGCCTTTACTTGAGCACCTGCGCTGAGTCTGCACTGGGAGACCCAGAGTGACAGTCTCTGCAGTGAAAGCACACCGCAGTCAAGTCTGGACCGGGCCTGTCCCATCCAGACCAAAGTCATTCCAACCTTTGGGAGTCATTCAATCAGTTCTCATTTAACTGACTGCAACCGTGATATGTAAATCCTCTGATGGCCAACTGCATTACTGGAAAGATTTGGTTATTCTATACATCACAGATTTCCTTCTCAGCCAAAGGAGTTAAAGCTCTGATAGTATGTTGAGCTGGTGCACATCAGatgagttcagttcagtttttcttgTGGTAAGGCCTGATGATATCCTCATTCTTAACGCTTCTTTCCCCAGACAAAGGCACACAGTGTCTCTATGGACAACCTTCAGGTTGGAACAGTGGTGACGGGCCGGAAAGGCCCAGTGCATTTATAAGGAATATTTAGCTTGAGGATTTTTCTATATTGGAGAACAGAGGATTACGTCTGACTTTTTCTTCCCCCTtcaatcaaaacaaagagaCGTGCGGGTGAAGGAACCAAGTGGAACCATAagccttgtttgtttttccccagACTCACTGGATCTACAGCTGTCAAACAGTATTCATCAGTACATGCTGACCAATTTAATGAGCCTCCACCTCTCTCCACCCTCTGCACATGAAACATATTgaaaagctgaagaaaaacacatcccACCAAAACTCCATCTTCGGCGTCTGGCTAATGTCCTACAGAGTTGTGCCTGACCACATCAACACTCAACAGCTCTGTCCCGGAGCAGGTTTCAGGGAAAAAGAAACTCCCTTCCATCCCAGCCAATACGTGGTGCTATTACCACAAGTTTACAGTCTATTTAGGCCTGGACCCGAGTCCTGAATCTGACTAAGCAACATGGAGATCTGACTTCCGACAGAGCAGGACCCCATAGATCAGGATCAGACGCAGGGTGATTCCAGTCTGTGAGAATTGTGTTGATCACAAGCCTAAAaaactcttcttttctttttgtttttctgtttgtttgtttttgttttgataagtggaatgtcattttttttcttctttacttgAAGAATCAAATTTCCTCAGTGTTTCAGGTGCACTGGGTTTGTTTTCTTCGGATGGCCGATCAATAACGCCCTCTCTCATCAGATCCAGTCAGCTCTGGACTCTTCTCAGTAGCAGGGACCCATGCTGCTTCGTGTGGGGAGCTCTGTTTTTGCAGTATGGCCCCTCCCGTTACTGTACTACTGCTTCTGCATCTCCTGCTACTACTAATATACCCACTACTACTGCTGTTTCTACAACAGTTACATCCAGCGTTTTAGTTGGAAATAAAGTTTGATAATTACTGAAAGCAAAGGTGgaatatttatttgattaatatTGTCTTACAGATATCTTTAATGGGGTTTGTCTGTATGGTGTGCTGATATATCAAATTGGAAATCGACCGTTTGTCAACTGTacccccacccctccctttAGCTTATCTGGTGTCATCCCGTTTGTATCATCTCACTGATGgctgtcttttcctttttttaatataactgGAAGTTTTCCTGAGAAGTCACTTTAGGTTGGTTTCTTTCCCACTCTTGCACTCTTGTTTGTTCCACTgtgaaaagcaaaagaaaacactgagatCATGCAGCACAAAGAAGAAGCGCGAACCCCCGTTTGGCCCCCAAATGTCCCACCCCCAATCCTGAAATGAGATGGTGCCATAGGATTAATCGTTGTACGAGAAGACGGCCTTGTACGCTCATTGTCTCTCAGAAGCGGTGTTGACGCCGGCGTTCTCGGGGGGGAAAAGAATTCGACTTTTTCAGCGTGAAGAGTTTCGTCTGAGTGAAGAAGGGTCACAGTTTCAGAGCAGGTTGTGCACTGGGTCACACGGATATGAAAAGATTCCCCCGTAAAGTGTTTTATTCTCTCTCGGTTTAAGTATGTGTGGCACACTGCACGCTGTTAAATCCACATATTTGTTGAATCTTCCTCTTTGCagctcgtttttttttttttcctactttaCATTTGAACAAGGGATATAAAGTAAAgttttctgggttttttttttattttttttgtcctccccttttttattttatttttttaatctgttgcGATTTCTGCCCGTCTCGGCTGTGAAGGAGCCGCGTCAGCATCCCTCTCAAAACATGCAACTCCCTCGACTCAGGAAAAACAGAGACTTTCTGATCAagtgctgttttctgtttttcttttctcactcaTCTCGTGTCCAAAGCAACAGGGAGTTATCTTTCGTTTCCTTTTCTTGCTGAAAGTGAGGAAAGCACAAGTTAACAGACAGACCTGGGTGTCATTAAAAAGGGATTTGTTAATCTCTGAAATTATGTACAGCATgtttcatatataaatatatttaaaatataaatctattttattattggattttcgggttattttacagtaaagaCACTATGTTGAGGTTTTGGGGAGATGTGCGTGGAGAAATGTTGCAGTTTGGGAAGAATTGGTTAATACTTCGTTTGCACAAAGTGTATCATACATCATCccactttttactgttttggttattttttgGGAGGGGgttctttttatttaagaaCTTTAAGTCGATGTTCAATGTTCTGTAcagtttttatgtgatttttttttttttttcccctcctatttaaattaaaggtttttgtgtctttgtttgcaaATCAACAGCAGTGAGCgctttttattttcacctaATTTTAAAGAATCTTCACACGTTGccttaatttgtgtttttgaaaactTTTGAACGTCAGACTCCATTTACAATAAGTATCTAAAACACTTCATGAAGACTGTAATGCTCCATTTTACAGAGGTGTCCATTCAGCTGGATGATCCACTCAGTTAGTGGTGATGTTGAATTGTGTTacactctacaaataaaaccCAGCACGGTTCAACAGCAACACAACCTACAGTACAACAGTCTGGttctaaatattttacaaataaaggGAGTCATTCTGACCAGAATCaaaatattttagctttttaaaattatgaattaattaattgttattTAGCTTTGCTTCCCCCACACTCACTGTCATGTTTGGCATCAGCGCACAGCTGCCTTCAGACACAAACTAACCACTGTAGTCACACAGTGAACATAATAGAGCACCAGGTGTTTCTCTCAGGAGGTGGTAGACAGCGGCTAAAAGAGGTTTGGATTCGCCAGGTGGCCAAAAAGACAGACGAGTAAATCAAACTGTAACTGCAGGATTGGTTCAGAAGCAGCTGTTTGCaagtttaattttttaaagaGTGTCGGTCTAGTCTCATCTTCAACCCGAAGAGGCGTCTAACCATTCAGAGTAGTCAGAACCTTATACAAAAAATCTACGTATTGCTATAAACATAAGACTTGAATCCGGGACAAACAGCCAGTGTCAGGGATGTTCTACCATGAGAAACCTTTAGTGGGGAGATGTCGCCTCAAGCGACATCATCTTATTCTATTAGAGCactttctctcctgtctgtgtgtgatgcagTAGGTTAGTTGGTGCAGTTCAGGCTTTAGTTGCACAAACACCGAAGACGCCGTCGGAGTGTTTTCAGCTTCTATAGCTATTGATACTAAGGTTTAATGTTGAGGCTTTAGCGCTGACAGGTGATAAGAGCCGGGATGCTGAAAGTGAAGATGAGGCTTTTTTCTATCATGTATTTTTAACGGCCTCTTAAatttgaaactgtgaaaaaccTGAATACAGTTCAACCActtcattcaaataaaatgcCAAACTTGTCAGAACTTGgacatttatttcaaactgTAGAGGTGAAGGAGCAATGGCTACATGCTAAAACTCCGTTATCTAGATGAAACAGTCTTGGAAATCTTTTGCTTTAAACCTGGGTTGGAGCACATCTCTTACTCCAGTGGATGATTTGGAGAAATCAGACAAACGAGCGCTTCATCAGGGACGCCGTGTACCGTATCTCATTGtaacactcctcctcctcttccttcccctCCCTCCACTTCCTGTTGGGTCCCGTGCGGCGGAGCCACAGGAGGAGCACGAGCAGAGCCAGCAACACCAAGCTCATGGACAAGGTCAGCAGCACAGCCTGCAGCATGCCCGACGACCTGTctggagctgcagacacagacgaaaacaaatgaaaaaacaaaaccatgtaGATGTTAGAGGGAGAAAGTTTAAAATAAGAGGCCCTCACTGCTGTAGATGGACAGGTTGACGTAGCAGTTCTCCGTTCCCAGGAGGTTGGTGGCAGAGCAGCGATACAGGCCGGACGTCTGAGAGGACACGTTGACAATTTGGACAGAGCCTGACAGATCCCCTGAGACAgaggacacagacacatgaatgACTGGACTaatgagaggaggaagaaactgaagaggaggaaagatgTGATTCAAAAGCACAAGCTTTAAGGAACGTGCTGTGAAAACATCTTC is part of the Anabas testudineus chromosome 14, fAnaTes1.2, whole genome shotgun sequence genome and harbors:
- the LOC113151625 gene encoding pecanex-like protein 3 isoform X1: MGSQALQILRQGVWASLTGGWYVDPHQSTFSNCFHLYLWIFLLAFPFLLYMALPPSLVVAGVYSAVVAVFFTAIKVVNYRLHAMFDLGEIVEKKQASLTAEAQRTEEGDEGSGVHDGNQQRDSHVGVEMTVFRKVNSTPPVRCSSQHSLFGLNQVSEFLPQLEDTGGTKDIKELMREQGSNNVIVTSAHREILRQSSQDTIRPPSLVQTCVSAALGGDFPALMGVSEVATGFGETGDCLSIPPSPSSQEDGGEKEQLQEVEELPKQQSRKDKGLGDYSPLGPSAESESLGDTPLSPLIKSSLSEELSENLLGLGLDPVAFAPGTEHPGSRSGVALAAGSTDSCFSAGGATTDRETLSTVSSYRSEKTDSTQLESPSFSQSRPADGQTSASAPAIGSNIPEPMEDPAGQGGSDTDNLSNSVLLRSPSKEFSLSQGLDRTLVEGEDLAPVPSDIAQPPPLQNSSPSSSGNSEVCDLDRNVAVPPLPPPRQANSVPSGLALGLVCSEPALPISSTPFLLSDQPALQAQQVVRPKDLKLLRASGSSVGHRPGRRKAQRRRAGAGSSSFDCGSYRRHHNHRQHRDYIPVRRLGAKAYSESLFEDSSDEDDGSDMSAGSSLGSQRRYSSDDDDNDDDDSSSSTSCYSPDLANTGVTSPLPPAAQLPTLREGDLPETAGPSHSRAAHRSSSTASAKTHARVLSMDGAGGGQSSTAALPSTLLTMPSTSTPAPRTLTISKSDLEARTIHTDGFTGSRHHHRLDSLGGSWTGNQMGWRAGELVEEGAVGGAMDSENGGKHDSVSSVKRTQAIRRRHNAGSNPTPPPSTMGSPPSLQDLQRTRTSSHSRTRTLPSALQFASSLLLPRGGIHEASTFDDTSEGAVHYFYDESGVKRSYTFGPAGGGYEDPVQERERQSQSSSFTSTEVQEGAPVLTMLQPRPVVLQGMQVRRVPLEMPEYDLDHESLQESQENTLMIEEKAKPKQYYRFWVLPWKWLRVRYDRLALLALLDRNRRVGENVFAVVLASLVAFLGFLLLLQGFFRDIWVFQFCLVIASCQYSLLKSVQPDAASPMHGHNWIIVYSRPVYFCLCCVMIWIFDLSGRSGSLQPFSLYGVTFFSAHFLLSVRDMLTVFALCFPVIFLFGLLPQVNTFVMCLLEQIDMHIFGGTATTSPLSSLFSLIRSVLVAALLYGLCLGAINAPWGDAHVPVLFSVFCGLLLALSYHLSRQSSDPTILWSLVRSKLLPELENRTPEEPPLEIKDPLPEKLRNSVKEILHSDLVMCPLMAVITFAISASTVFIALQPALSLVLYTLAGVVGFITHYLLPQLRKQLPWFCLAHPVLRSREYSQFEVRDAAQLMWFEKLYAWLQCVEKYFIYPAVVLNSLTTEARSVGQNHKELDIYSRALFISVAGMKLLRSSFCAPSQQYVMLCFTTLFFQFDYPRFSETFLIDYYFMSILFSKMWDLLYKLRFVLTYIAPWQITWGSAFHAFAQPFAVPHSAVLFVQAIFSALFSTPLNPVLGSAVFVTSYTRPVKFWERDYNTKRVDHSNTRLATQLDRNPGADDNNLNSIFYEHLTRSLQHSLCGDLLLGRWGNYSTGDCFILASDYLNALVHIIEIGNGLVTFQLRGLEFRGTYCQQREVEAITEGVEEDEGCCCCEPGHLPHMLSFNAAFGQRWLAWEVAATKYVLEGYSISDNNAASMLQVFDLRKILITYYVKSIIYYVSRSSKLEDWLTNETIQEALRPCLGSNYVDSDPTFNLNIDEDYDHRASGITPSSFCMVYLDWIQYCNSRRQTPVTCERDSPLVNLCFGLCILGRRALGTASHSMSASLEPFLYGLHALFKGDFRITSPRDEWVFADMDLLNRVVAPGVRMSLKLHQDHFTSPDEYEDPMVLYDAITANEEKMLISHEGDPVWRSAILANMPSLLALRHIMDDGSDEYKIIMLNKRFLSFRVIKVNRECVRGLWAGQQQELVFLRNRNPERGSIQNAKQALRNMINSSCDQPIGYPIYVSPLTTSYAGGHSQLRSVWGGPVSPHNIYTWLISSWDRLQKGCGAGCNSGGNIEDSDCGGGSTSISTNPAIHTTQSTPASSVPQPHITTVQPSMGTDNPVGPTQNWPHHPQPLPLAMLSQPDGRVEAGLLTSLQRTSSIQGLLGQQLSSSQLSFSSSVAQPALPGPERFCPTSLLETTVHRAGQRAGLGQGSGLHYESHFGKWSFSGRKGFNGLAAVEGEGATVQTIRTQPTPPVPLQEASPTQDPLGATQTMDPLLLTAGDRLTPREESTELPLLEHLR